The Arachis hypogaea cultivar Tifrunner chromosome 16, arahy.Tifrunner.gnm2.J5K5, whole genome shotgun sequence genome contains a region encoding:
- the LOC112758137 gene encoding SUMO-activating enzyme subunit 1A: MDGDGEELTAQETALYDRQIRVWGADAQRRLSKAHVLVYGMKGTIAEFCKNIVLAGVGSLTLIDDRIASEEAFSSNFLIPLDENVYGGKTLAQLCCDSLKDFNPMVRVSVQKGDLSSFDVEFFNNFDVVVVSSCSLPAKKLANEKCRKISKRVAFYTVDCRDSCGEIFVDLQDYKYSKKKLEETIECHLRYPSFEEALSVPWRELPRKTSKLYFAMRVIEKFEEAEGRSAGEVSVADLPGVLKLKKELCTEQSLNESHVPDTLLERLVTSTLEFPPVCAIIGGILGQEVIKAISGKGDPLKNFFFFDAFDGKGIIENISNSNA, translated from the exons ATGGACGGCGACGGCGAGGAGTTGACGGCGCAGGAGACGGCCTTGTATGACCGTCAGATTCGCGTTTGGGGAGCTGATGCTCAACGAAG ACTGAGCAAAGCTCATGTCCTAGTCTATGGCATGAAAGGAACCATAGCGGAG TTTTGTAAGAATATTGTTCTTGCTGGGGTGGGGAGTCTTACCTTAATAGATGATCGGATTGCCTCTGAAGAAGCCTTCTCATCCAACTTTCTCATCCCTCTGGATGAGAATGTCTATGGTGGCAAGACCCTTGCTCAGCTTTGTTGTGATTCCCTTAAAGACTTCAATCCTATGGTTCGTGTTTCCGTCCAGAAAG GTGATTTGTCAAGTTTCGATGTAGAATTCTTCAACAACTTCGATGTTGTTGTTGTCAGTTCTTGCTCGCTTCCAGCCAAG AAATTGGCCAACGAGAAATGCCGCAAGATATCGAAACGAGTAGCATTTTATACGGTTGACTGTAGGGATTCTTGTGGTGAAATATTTGTTGATCTGCAGGACTATAAGTATTCGAAG AAAAAACTGGAGGAAACTATTGAATGCCACCTACGATATCCATCTTTTGAG GAAGCATTATCAGTACCTTGGAGGGAACTTCCTAGGAAAACATCAAAGCTGTACTTTGCTATGAGAG TAATTGAAAAGTTTGAAGAGGCTGAAGGCCGTAGTGCAGGAGAAGTTTCTGTTGCAGATCTTCCTGGAGTTCTGAAGTTGAAAAAAGAGCTTTGTACTGAGCAA TCTCTGAATGAATCTCATGTACCTGATACACTTCTAGAAAGATTGGTAACAAGTACACTAGAGTTTCCACCAGTCTGTGCTATTATTGGGGGAATCCTTGGGCAG GAGGTTATCAAGGCAATATCTGGGAAAGGAGATCCTCTcaagaattttttcttttttgatgctTTTGATGGGAAGGGAATTATAGAGAACATTTCCAATTCAAATGCTTGA